From the genome of Cryptosporangium aurantiacum, one region includes:
- a CDS encoding acyl-CoA dehydrogenase family protein translates to MAEVAFGGGDAFGLGADAAAFGERVRAFLDRELTGAAGYADPADLTGLAEEFERELSRRAGAEGLLGSAVDAAHGGPGRGAAHQAAFDYVAAACDAPLVDTALTLAGHPLLHDANAEQQAYFLPRMLRGEILMCIAYTEPDAGTDLRAITTTAAGDGDGYRLTGVKTLVTGAHKADWCVTIARTPEPDRPGALTMFLVDLAAPGVTVRRRPTMNGWTLDEIEFDDVRLGADAVLGQPGQAWRQLVAAVRSERSGLFYLGFARHVLDLLVTYVRATRRGGQLLADDPLVRDAIAGLEIDVEAGSVLAARAVAAPGSALASMAKVFGTELLQRLAQTATEIAGHAGTVWAPPHSSAPPHGAASPHGAAGGRFAWEYLERVHGTIGAGANEVLRDGIADFGLGLPRQAR, encoded by the coding sequence GTGGCTGAGGTGGCGTTCGGCGGCGGCGATGCGTTCGGGTTGGGGGCCGACGCGGCGGCGTTCGGCGAGCGGGTCCGGGCGTTCCTCGACCGGGAGCTGACCGGGGCGGCCGGCTACGCCGACCCGGCCGACCTGACCGGGCTGGCCGAGGAGTTCGAGCGCGAGCTCTCGCGGCGGGCCGGGGCCGAAGGGCTGCTGGGGTCCGCGGTGGACGCCGCGCACGGCGGCCCCGGCCGGGGCGCGGCGCATCAGGCCGCGTTCGACTACGTGGCCGCGGCCTGCGACGCCCCGCTGGTCGACACCGCGCTGACGCTGGCCGGGCATCCGCTGTTACACGACGCGAACGCCGAGCAGCAGGCGTACTTCCTGCCGCGGATGTTGCGCGGCGAGATCCTGATGTGCATCGCGTACACCGAGCCCGACGCGGGCACCGACCTGCGGGCGATCACCACGACCGCAGCGGGCGACGGCGACGGTTACCGGCTCACCGGGGTGAAGACGCTGGTCACCGGCGCGCACAAGGCCGACTGGTGCGTGACGATCGCCAGGACCCCCGAACCGGACCGGCCGGGCGCGCTGACGATGTTCCTGGTCGACCTCGCGGCGCCGGGTGTCACCGTGCGCCGCCGCCCGACGATGAACGGCTGGACGCTCGACGAGATCGAGTTCGACGACGTCCGGCTCGGGGCGGACGCCGTGCTGGGGCAGCCGGGGCAGGCGTGGCGGCAACTCGTGGCGGCGGTGCGATCCGAGCGGTCGGGGCTGTTTTATCTGGGGTTCGCGCGGCACGTGCTGGACCTGCTGGTGACCTATGTGCGCGCGACCCGGCGCGGTGGGCAGCTGCTCGCGGACGATCCGCTGGTCCGGGACGCGATCGCCGGGCTGGAGATCGATGTGGAGGCGGGGTCGGTGCTGGCGGCGCGTGCGGTTGCGGCTCCCGGTTCGGCGCTGGCGTCGATGGCGAAGGTGTTCGGCACCGAGCTGCTGCAGCGGCTCGCACAGACCGCCACCGAGATCGCCGGACACGCCGGAACCGTCTGGGCCCCACCGCACAGTTCGGCACCACCGCACGGGGCCGCATCACCGCACGGGGCCGCGGGCGGCCGGTTCGCCTGGGAGTACCTGGAACGTGTCCACGGCACGATCGGCGCCGGGGCGAACGAGGTCCTGCGCGACGGCATCGCCGACTTCGGCCTCGGCCTCCCGAGGCAAGCCCGATGA